In the Heteronotia binoei isolate CCM8104 ecotype False Entrance Well chromosome 13, APGP_CSIRO_Hbin_v1, whole genome shotgun sequence genome, one interval contains:
- the BIRC5 gene encoding baculoviral IAP repeat-containing protein 5 has translation MSSELPERIKPFLVEGRVGTFAQWPFNDGCLCTPEQMAKAGFIHCPGDNAPDVAQCFFCFKELEGWEPDDDPMEEHRKHSPSCAFLALKKDVADLTIHEFIKLQKERMKNLTKKLTIQKVHEFEKHASRVRSEISRLHK, from the exons ATGTCCTCTGAGCTGCCTGAGCGGATCAAGCCGTTCCTAGTCGAGGGCCGCGTCGGTACTTTCGCGCAGTGGCCTTTCAACGATGGATGCCTTTGCACTCCAGAGCAG ATGGCAAAAGCTGGATTCATTCACTGTCCTGGTGACAATGCCCCCGATGTGGCTCAGTGCTTCTTCTGTTTTAAAGAATTAGAGGGATGGGAGCCCGATGATGACCCTAT GGAAGAGCACCGAAAACACTCCCCCAGCTGTGCATTTCTTGCTCTCAAGAAGGATGTGGCTGACTTGACTATACATGAGTTCATAAAACTGCAGAAAGAGAGAATGAAGAATCTGACT aaaaagctcacTATACAGAAAGTCCACGAATTCGAGAAGCATGCATCACGTGTGCGCTCAGAAATCAGCCGATTGCATAAATAG